The Leishmania donovani BPK282A1 complete genome, chromosome 9 genome includes a region encoding these proteins:
- a CDS encoding surface antigen-like protein produces the protein MAQQARRLSMAALMAFVVYVLLLAGGVTRAALTAAQNSITAEFLRSFAVSIPGLASVWTGDDWCTWPYVSCNADTNITVIIDNAGFTGSLPELNVAGDSANIAVTEISLTNVDIGGGFKNSWGGLKKVRVLNFTNTNLFGTIPASWNAMRSLQTVILKNSSACGSLPRWTLPSLKNIDVSNNLLRGSMPDTLGYIAGLQNVSLVGNNFCGCSPPSWVSRVLTSALFQAMGSAPYKPNCRAPINCGSEGAKCSRDPPQYRDAAAAPLRVVVAVLTLVLALVCNFSV, from the coding sequence ATGGCCCAGCAAGCTCGTCGTCTGAGCATGGCCGCGCTGATGGCCTTTGTCGTGTACGTCTTGCTCCTCGCCGGTGGCGTCACGCGTGCGGCTCTCACGGCAGCGCAAAACTCCATCACCGCCGAGTTTCTGCGGTCCTTCGCGGTCTCGATACCTGGCCTGGCGAGTGTGTGGACAGGGGATGATTGGTGCACTTGGCCGTACGTCAGCTGCAATGCCGACACGAACATCACAGTTATCATCGACAATGCTGGGTTCACCGGCAGCCTTCCAGAACTGAATGTGGCGGGCGACAGCGCCAATATCGCGGTCACTGAGATTTCCTTGACGAACGTGGACATCGGGGGCGGGTTCAAGAACAGCTGGGGCGGCCTCAAGAAGGTGCGGGTTCTCAACTTCACGAACACCAACCTGTTTGGTACCATTCCCGCGAGCTGGAACGCGATGCGCTCGCTGCAGACGGTCATCCTGAAAAATTccagcgcgtgcggcagccTGCCGAGGTGGACGCTGCCATCGCTGAAGAACATTGACGTGTCGAACAACCTGCTGCGCGGTTCGATGCCGGACACGCTGGGCTACATCGCCGGCCTGCAGAATGTCAGCCTCGTGGGCAACAActtctgcggctgcagcccGCCGTCCTGGGTGTCCCGGGTACTCACCAGCGCACTCTTCCAGGCGATGGGCTCAGCACCCTACAAGCCTAACTGCAGGGCCCCCATCAACTGCGGCTCCGAAGGTGCCAAGTGCTCCCGCGACCCTCCACAGtaccgcgacgccgccgccgcgccattacgtgtggtggtggccgtgtTGACTCTGGTCCTAGCTCTCGTGTGCAACTTTTCCGTGTAG